GTACAAGTGGAAAATTAGCATATAATAGCACGAATAATTCGTATTATATTGATACTACTGGAGCTTCATCGGATGATATTTCTTTAGCGACTGCTGTTGTTGCAAACCCTGAAGGAATGCAAAAAATTGGGAATACCATGTTTACAACAACAGGAAACTCAGGAAAAGCTACACCTGACCGAATTCAGAATAACAGCGGCGGTACCATCAATGCCGGCGAACTTGAAATGTCTAACGTAGATTTAACTGAAGAGTTCACAGAGATGATCGTTGCTCAACGTGGTTTCCAAGCAAATGCAAGAACGATTACAACATCCGATTCTATTCTTCAAGAAGTAGTTGATTTGAAACGTCAATAGGAAATTTGCTGATCGCTCATTTCTAATATTAAAGGCAGGATGACACATGAAAGCAAAACTTAAACCCATGATTATCATCGTCGGTGTGGTAATCCTCTTATTAGGAGGGACAGCGTTTTTCCTATTTCAATCAAAATCAAAAGGGAAAACAGCCACCTTATCAGCTGATGCCATTGCAGCAAACATGGTAACAACAAATCCAATCGTGACAGATTTGACCTCAGGTGGGTTTGTTCAAATTACTTTTCAAATACAAACTGATTCTACAAAAGCCAAAGACGAATTAACAAAACGTGATTTTCAGGTAAGAGAAATTGCGATTCGCCAAATGTCTGGGATGACACAGGATCAGGTAAAAAGCCCAGCTGGGATGGAAAAGTTAGAAACAGATATGAAAACCGAAATTAATAAATTAATGCAAAACGGAAAAGTTGTGCAAATTTATACTACAAACAAAATGATTCAATAACTCAGGGAAGAGTTAGGGGGATGCTCTTTGGCGGATGTATTATCGCAGCAAGAAATCGATGCTCTTTTATCAGCCTTAAATAACGGAGAAATTCAAGCATCCGATGTGAAAGAGCAAAACGATAAAGTCAAAGTATATGAT
Above is a genomic segment from Neobacillus endophyticus containing:
- a CDS encoding flagellar basal body-associated FliL family protein, translating into MKAKLKPMIIIVGVVILLLGGTAFFLFQSKSKGKTATLSADAIAANMVTTNPIVTDLTSGGFVQITFQIQTDSTKAKDELTKRDFQVREIAIRQMSGMTQDQVKSPAGMEKLETDMKTEINKLMQNGKVVQIYTTNKMIQ